Proteins encoded together in one Miscanthus floridulus cultivar M001 chromosome 16, ASM1932011v1, whole genome shotgun sequence window:
- the LOC136511376 gene encoding putative F-box/kelch-repeat protein At3g17570 — translation MDREEGKDKIEMETSGGGGGCLCDDAVTEILVRLPSESVLRCRAVCKRWRRITTDRSFLAAHSARRQREMVVTTPSLTVSAIPLSLNAADATVRRGGFLCDPTQRFENGTASWSSLLYSLDGLLVFQQRPGLYIVCNPVTTGEATFMLVGADAPTKI, via the coding sequence ATGGATCGAGAGGAGGGGAAAGATAAGATCGAGATGGAGACatcaggaggaggaggtggatgcCTGTGCGACGACGCAGTCACGGAGATCCTTGTGCGCCTGCCGTCGGAGTCCGTGCTCCGCTGCCGCGCCGTCTGCAAGCGCTGGCGCCGCATCACCACAGACCGGTCCTTCCTGGCCGCCCACTCCGCCCGCCGGCAGCGCGAGATGGTCGTCACCACCCCGTCCCTGACGGTGAGCGCCATCCCTCTTTCCCTCAACGCGGCGGACGCCACGGTACGGCGCGGCGGCTTCCTCTGCGACCCAACCCAGCGTTTCGAGAACGGGACCGCGTCCTGGTCCTCGCTGCTCTACTCTCTTGACGGCCTTCTCGTGTTCCAGCAACGCCCGGGCCTCTACATCGTCTGCAACCCCGTCACCACTGGCGAAGCCACGTTCATGCTTGTGGGTGCAGATGCACCCACGAAAATTTAA
- the LOC136511738 gene encoding RNA polymerase sigma factor sigE, chloroplastic/mitochondrial-like codes for MTSTVTTPSRPLAAGSRPRRSGPAVLSLSKGSSSPRRRQAPSTSCAALASPEKERTRNKLPPPPPSRTAAAAAATEQQQQEEEKATDYNEVAAVLESIYKLSPAVEVEEEKRHGSGDEDDEGEGGKAKKKKKRKSRVAGRSTVIVKSRRRRRGRRMDLGKRVEMKSAAATSREQQQGEEDDGEREFEEMLLREHSVSTDMGSLDWKRMKIPPVLTSSQSARLFKTMQPMKAIFEVQESLREELQRDPTDAELAEATGMTVHQLRRRLDVGRAARNKLIKHNLRLVPYAINKYYPDMGTDERFDDLCQAGANGLITAIDRFEPKRGFRISTYALFWIRHSIVRAMTLSSFTRFPFAMESERQEIGKAREELAFELGRPATDEEVRRKVGISPQRYRAVLRMTRPTYSLHARNRVTQEELINEVTDDDAIGVDAGGRHNTLLRLAIDDLLDSLKPKESLVIRQRFGLDGRGKRTLSEIAGNLSISREMVRKYELKALMKLKHPTRVEYLRRYM; via the exons ATGACGTCCACCGTGACGACGCCCAGCCGGCCGCTCGCCGCCGGGAGCCGGCCGCGGCGGTCCGGTCCCGCCGTGCTCTCGCTCAGCAAGGGTAGTAGCAGTCCTCGGCGGCGCCAGGCGCCGTCCACGAGCTGCGCCGCGCTCGCGTCGCCCGAGAAGGAGCGCACGCGCAACAAgctcccgccgccaccgccgtcgaggaccgccgccgcggcggcggctacggagcaacagcagcaggaggaggagaaggccaCGGACTACAACGAGGTCGCGGCCGTGCTGGAGAGCATCTACAAGCTCAGCCCCGCCGTGGAGGTCGAGGAGGAGAAGCGCCACGGCAGCGGCGACGAAGACGACGAAGGCGAGGGCGGCaaggccaagaagaagaagaagaggaaaagcaGAGTG GCGGGCCGGAGCACGGTGATCGTGaagagccggcggcggcggcgcgggaggaGGATGGACCTGGGGAAGAGGGTGGAGATGAAGAGCGCCGCCGCTACTAgcagggagcagcagcagggGGAAGAGGACGACGGAGAGCGCGAGTTCGAGGAGATGCTGCTGCGGGAGCACTCGGTGTCCACGGACATGGGCAGCCTGGACTGGAAGCGCATGAAGATCCCGCCGGTGCTCACCTCGTCGCAGAGCGCGCGCCTCTTCAAGACCATGCAGCCCATGAAG GCGATCTTCGAAGTGCAGGAGAGCTTGCGAGAGGAGCTGCAGAGGGACCCCACCGAcgcggagctcgccgaggccaccGGCATGACCGTCCAccagctccgccgccgcctcgacGTCGGCCGGGCCGCCAGGAACAAGCTCAtcaag CACAACCTCCGGCTGGTGccgtacgccatcaacaagtactaCCCGGACATGGGCACCGACGAGCGGTTCGACGACCTGTGCCAGGCGGGCGCCAACGGGCTGATCACGGCCATCGACCGGTTCGAGCCCAAGCGCGGGTTCCGCATCTCCACCTACGCGCTCTTCTGGATCCGGCACTCCATCGTGCGCGCCATGACGCTGTCCAGCTTCACCCGCTTCCCGTTCGCCATGGAGTCGGAGCGGCAGGAGATCGGCAAGGCCCGGGAGGAGCTGGCGTTCGAGCTCGGCCGGCCGGCCACGGACGAGGAGGTGCGGCGGAAGGTGGGCATCTCCCCGCAGCGGTACCGCGCCGTGCTGCGGATGACCAGGCCCACCTACTCGCTGCACGCCAGGAACCGCGTCACGCAGGAGGAGCTCATCAACGAGGTCACCGACGATGATGCCATCGGCGTCGACGCCGGCGGCAGGCACAACACGCTGCTCCGCCTCGCCATCGACGACCTC CTGGACTCTCTGAAACCCAAGGAGAGCCTTGTGATCAGGCAGCGGTTCGGGCTGGACGGCAGGGGGAAGCGCACGCTCAGCGAGATCGCCGGCAACCTCAGCATCTCGCGGGAGATGGTGCGCAAGTACGAGCTCAAGGCGCTCATGAAGCTCAAGCACCCCACAAGGGTGGAATACCTGCGCAGGTACATGTGA